From Anaerohalosphaera lusitana, one genomic window encodes:
- a CDS encoding alpha-galactosidase, which yields MSKRAFLMLFLLSCVVPSLFAAEWVGSEPGKPKTSQDGNAFILQNDVISASWKIQDDSLKPEMIVNKITGRKWSQQNTSLFKISTVAKDAPKSTDWLYLGIQVKGNSVDAVISHDGDSWTVVKSYPRTDFPGRPTAVRLGKMDLQASLNDYVDIGQIGTSYYTDFEVSTDTDTRTVSFDDPGWRKKVSKTEGTRIDLVSEMTTITAAANTASFIEKHLPQNVTAVQCRIKKGTDKAMSWSPGIALVWEDGRFILLNRRTAQYTFDVSSKAGEAIIQKKPQQYPAFNITSEDFSIKSFPKLSIAGHKGTVRARIKAVLKHKTRPLEVDWTASLREDSNYVRETLTLSTDTGSTAITGLELFDRRITGAQQVGRVPGSPVANDSMFFGVELPVTTNVIDSSGFKSGFACKLTVDKSNAYTFSTVAGTYPEGQLRRSFLYYLERERANPYHAFLHYNCWYDLGLNPTESGLIEVIKAYEKNLIDKYDVQIDSFVIDDGWDDFNVGLWEVDKKKFPNGFAPVKKALDSIDSHLGIWISPLGGYSGAGQRTEHAKNMGLISHQLDLSEPGYYKWYRDECLSLMNEYGVNYFKWDRAGSGVSPHFMALLRLARDLRKENPDVFINVTVGTWPSPFWLNHVDSTWRSGADVGWTGKGDIRERWITFRDAECYNRVVKQAPLYPLSSIMHHGLVLGYHFQGKNISEAGADLKNEARSYFAAGPNLQELYLSPDLMTDAAWKQVAQAYKWYEKNEDIMADTHWVGGNPAVLEPYGWASWSADKAVLGLRNPDDQEKTIKVDLDEFFELPDDAPSSYKLQSPYKDQRIQKLELHANQPHALTLKPFEVLVFDALPTQ from the coding sequence ATGTCCAAGCGAGCTTTTTTAATGCTGTTTTTATTGTCATGCGTTGTTCCGTCCCTATTCGCAGCCGAATGGGTCGGATCTGAGCCTGGTAAACCCAAGACCTCGCAAGACGGTAACGCATTTATTCTTCAAAATGACGTCATATCTGCTTCCTGGAAGATTCAGGATGACTCTCTAAAGCCGGAAATGATCGTAAACAAGATCACCGGCCGCAAATGGTCCCAGCAGAATACTAGCCTGTTCAAGATTTCTACAGTGGCAAAGGATGCACCAAAAAGCACTGACTGGCTCTACCTCGGCATACAGGTAAAAGGCAACAGTGTAGATGCCGTCATCTCACATGATGGCGATTCGTGGACAGTTGTGAAATCTTACCCAAGGACGGATTTCCCCGGCCGGCCAACCGCTGTTCGGCTCGGTAAGATGGATCTGCAGGCCTCTTTGAATGACTATGTGGATATTGGCCAGATAGGCACTTCGTACTACACGGATTTCGAGGTCTCAACCGACACGGATACTCGCACAGTATCGTTTGACGATCCCGGCTGGCGAAAGAAGGTTTCCAAAACCGAAGGCACCCGGATCGACCTCGTTTCCGAAATGACAACCATCACTGCAGCCGCCAACACGGCCAGTTTCATCGAAAAGCATCTTCCGCAAAATGTGACCGCCGTTCAGTGCCGGATCAAAAAGGGCACCGACAAGGCAATGTCATGGTCCCCAGGTATCGCGCTTGTATGGGAGGACGGCCGGTTCATCCTGCTAAACCGCAGGACCGCTCAATACACTTTTGACGTCTCCAGCAAAGCGGGCGAAGCGATCATACAGAAGAAGCCGCAGCAGTACCCGGCATTTAACATTACATCTGAAGATTTCAGTATCAAAAGTTTTCCGAAGCTGTCAATTGCCGGCCATAAAGGAACGGTGCGTGCCCGGATCAAGGCCGTTCTCAAGCACAAAACCCGACCTCTGGAAGTCGACTGGACCGCGAGTTTGCGTGAAGACTCAAACTATGTCCGGGAAACACTGACTCTCTCCACGGACACCGGCAGCACAGCCATAACCGGGCTTGAGCTTTTTGACCGTCGTATCACCGGTGCTCAACAAGTCGGACGCGTCCCGGGCAGCCCTGTTGCAAACGACAGTATGTTCTTTGGCGTCGAACTGCCCGTCACAACCAACGTCATCGATTCTTCCGGTTTCAAAAGCGGCTTCGCATGCAAGCTGACTGTGGATAAATCAAATGCATACACATTCTCAACCGTTGCAGGCACATATCCCGAAGGACAGCTTCGAAGAAGCTTCCTCTACTACCTCGAACGCGAACGCGCCAACCCCTACCACGCGTTCCTGCATTACAATTGCTGGTATGATCTCGGTCTGAACCCAACTGAAAGCGGCTTGATCGAGGTCATTAAGGCATACGAAAAGAACCTCATTGACAAGTACGATGTTCAGATCGATTCGTTTGTCATCGACGACGGCTGGGACGATTTCAATGTCGGCCTGTGGGAAGTCGACAAGAAAAAATTCCCCAACGGCTTCGCCCCCGTCAAAAAAGCCCTCGACAGCATAGATTCCCATCTCGGTATCTGGATATCACCTCTGGGCGGCTACAGCGGCGCAGGCCAACGTACCGAGCACGCCAAAAATATGGGCCTGATCTCCCATCAGCTCGATCTTTCCGAACCCGGCTATTACAAATGGTATCGGGACGAATGCCTGTCGCTCATGAACGAATACGGCGTCAACTATTTCAAGTGGGACCGCGCAGGATCAGGCGTCAGCCCGCACTTCATGGCGCTGCTCCGTCTCGCTCGTGACCTTCGCAAAGAGAACCCGGATGTATTCATAAACGTGACCGTCGGCACCTGGCCCTCACCATTCTGGCTGAACCATGTCGATTCCACCTGGCGCAGCGGTGCGGACGTAGGCTGGACAGGAAAGGGCGACATACGCGAACGCTGGATCACCTTCCGTGATGCCGAGTGCTACAACCGCGTCGTCAAACAGGCCCCGCTCTACCCTCTAAGTTCCATCATGCATCACGGCCTGGTCCTCGGCTATCATTTCCAGGGCAAAAACATAAGCGAAGCCGGCGCGGACCTCAAGAACGAGGCCCGCTCATATTTCGCAGCAGGTCCCAATCTGCAGGAACTCTACCTCAGCCCGGATCTGATGACCGATGCCGCGTGGAAGCAGGTCGCCCAGGCTTACAAATGGTACGAGAAGAACGAGGACATAATGGCCGACACCCACTGGGTCGGCGGCAATCCCGCAGTTCTTGAACCCTACGGCTGGGCAAGCTGGTCCGCTGACAAAGCTGTACTGGGGCTTCGCAATCCTGACGACCAGGAGAAAACGATCAAAGTCGATCTTGACGAATTCTTCGAACTGCCCGATGACGCGCCGTCCAGCTATAAACTGCAAAGCCCCTACAAGGATCAGCGCATACAGAAACTCGAACTTCACGCAAACCAGCCGCATGCACTGACTCTCAAACCATTCGAGGTGCTGGTCTTCGATGCACTGCCGACTCAGTAA
- a CDS encoding Lrp/AsnC family transcriptional regulator encodes MDDLDKRIISALQQDFPIAQRPYDSIAENLGLSVDVLLERTRKLLADGMIRRIGFSLDSRKLGYKSTLAAVRIPSDQVPTAASIMADIPEITHSYERADEFNVWFTVIAPARNDIEYILKKIKDALNLSDADILDLPASRLFKLDARFSPQTEEDCND; translated from the coding sequence TTGGACGATCTCGACAAAAGAATAATCTCAGCACTGCAGCAGGACTTCCCCATCGCCCAGCGTCCGTATGATAGTATCGCGGAAAACCTCGGCCTCTCTGTCGATGTGCTTTTGGAGCGTACCCGCAAACTGCTTGCAGATGGTATGATCCGGCGCATTGGCTTCAGCCTCGACAGCCGCAAACTCGGCTATAAAAGCACGCTGGCTGCTGTTAGAATTCCTTCAGACCAGGTGCCGACCGCCGCGTCGATCATGGCCGACATACCCGAGATAACGCACAGTTACGAACGCGCGGACGAATTCAATGTCTGGTTCACCGTCATAGCGCCCGCCCGAAACGATATAGAATACATTCTCAAAAAAATCAAAGATGCACTGAATCTCTCAGACGCGGACATACTCGACCTGCCCGCCAGCCGTCTTTTCAAACTCGACGCAAGGTTCAGCCCACAGACCGAGGAAGACTGCAATGACTGA
- a CDS encoding polyprenyl synthetase family protein — MTEDARTFDNACGSLANVTNLLREEFSESKCSAIAEAADTVARTPDELMPALCCLTAFQACATPDALEQKQTAVKLAAAMQALDMGLTIHENAFNDSYEQVDKDATYLIVLGDYLYSLAYQLICELKNTELMSLTADTVASVTAAALACEVNQQHDTRAAKQTAFRSYLYALCCGSAGILTNASQNTKAELSRIGTELGKAHDAVISNRPEKDITAHIRRARDAVNANKEILRIEPFYGLIDFIKSLAQQAQ, encoded by the coding sequence ATGACTGAGGATGCTCGCACGTTCGACAATGCCTGCGGATCGCTTGCTAATGTCACAAACCTTCTGCGCGAAGAATTCAGTGAATCCAAATGCAGCGCAATCGCAGAAGCTGCCGATACGGTCGCTCGAACCCCCGATGAGTTAATGCCTGCATTGTGCTGCCTGACCGCGTTTCAAGCTTGTGCCACACCAGATGCGTTAGAACAAAAGCAAACAGCCGTCAAACTCGCCGCTGCGATGCAGGCTCTGGACATGGGTTTGACCATTCATGAAAATGCGTTCAATGATAGCTATGAGCAGGTTGACAAAGATGCCACTTACTTGATCGTCCTTGGCGATTATCTTTACTCACTGGCATACCAGCTCATATGCGAGCTTAAAAATACTGAGTTAATGAGTCTGACCGCTGATACAGTCGCAAGTGTTACAGCCGCGGCACTGGCGTGCGAAGTAAACCAGCAACACGACACCAGGGCGGCCAAACAGACAGCATTTCGATCCTATCTCTACGCCCTGTGCTGCGGATCGGCGGGCATACTGACGAATGCTTCCCAAAACACCAAGGCCGAACTGTCCCGAATTGGAACCGAGCTGGGCAAGGCTCATGATGCGGTCATATCGAACCGACCTGAAAAAGATATCACCGCGCATATCAGAAGAGCCCGGGATGCCGTAAACGCCAACAAAGAAATATTGCGAATCGAACCCTTTTACGGTTTAATTGATTTTATCAAGTCGCTTGCGCAGCAAGCACAATAA
- the hemB gene encoding porphobilinogen synthase, giving the protein MMFPTVRMRRLRNNDATRRLVRETTLNVDDLVYPLFVCPGESVKRPIKSMPGCFHFSPDKIIEEAKEIAHMGIPAIMLFGLPETKDPTGSDASNESGPLCNAIRNIKKSVPELLIITDVCLCAYTDHGHCGVISNGKVDNDRTIALLAKTALAHANAGADMVAPSDMMDGRVNAIRRLLDEKAFEQVGIMSYSAKFASAYYGPFRDAAGSSPAWGDRRAYQMDPANGKQAMREMQQDIEEGADIIMVKPALAYLDIIANARRRFDLPIAAYNVSGEYMMLNAAAEAGLIDHNATIMETMLSFKRAGTDIIITYFAKEVAKLLQ; this is encoded by the coding sequence ATCATGTTTCCAACCGTTCGCATGAGACGCTTACGCAATAACGACGCAACCCGCAGGCTCGTCCGCGAGACCACGCTTAATGTGGACGATCTGGTCTACCCGCTCTTCGTATGCCCCGGCGAATCCGTCAAAAGGCCCATCAAAAGCATGCCCGGCTGCTTCCATTTTTCGCCCGACAAGATCATCGAAGAGGCTAAAGAGATAGCCCATATGGGCATCCCCGCGATCATGCTGTTCGGCCTGCCCGAAACCAAGGACCCAACCGGCTCCGACGCATCGAACGAGTCCGGCCCCCTCTGCAACGCCATCCGCAATATCAAAAAGTCCGTCCCCGAATTACTCATAATCACCGACGTATGCCTCTGCGCCTACACAGACCACGGCCACTGCGGAGTCATAAGCAACGGCAAGGTAGACAATGACCGGACCATCGCTCTGCTCGCAAAGACAGCTCTCGCTCACGCCAACGCCGGCGCCGACATGGTCGCCCCCTCCGACATGATGGACGGCAGGGTAAACGCCATCCGTCGCTTGCTCGACGAAAAAGCCTTCGAACAAGTCGGCATCATGTCATACTCCGCAAAATTCGCCAGCGCCTACTATGGCCCGTTCCGCGACGCTGCCGGCAGTTCACCCGCATGGGGCGACCGCAGAGCGTATCAGATGGACCCCGCCAACGGCAAACAGGCAATGCGTGAAATGCAGCAGGACATCGAAGAAGGCGCCGACATCATCATGGTCAAACCCGCGCTGGCATACCTGGACATCATCGCAAACGCCCGCCGCCGTTTCGATCTGCCCATTGCCGCCTACAACGTCTCCGGCGAATACATGATGCTAAACGCCGCCGCCGAAGCTGGACTCATCGACCACAATGCGACCATCATGGAAACGATGCTCTCCTTCAAACGAGCAGGCACCGACATCATAATCACCTACTTCGCGAAGGAAGTCGCCAAATTGCTGCAATAA
- the scpB gene encoding SMC-Scp complex subunit ScpB codes for MSEEHKDMAVPQGDDLESTEGLDEGAVGDDAEVAEDSSAADGAGDTVDEQVQAAGDDSGDDANAEAAKALEPDSEEEAAADDEAGEEGSGGVEEKVEIAEQVESGDEVASVDDTADSAEGEEAGEAELSEGAESAETEEGGEIEEAEEKEEEKGPEEILTVEDTEVTVQSVVEAILFASDEAITANRLVSIIEAGSVKQVKAAIRNLNEKYEQTGASFRIEKLAGGFQMMTLNAYNHWLGKLVKVRTDSKLSQAALETLAIVAYKQPIIRADVEAIRGVSSGEMIRSLMYKGLVKITGRAEILGRPMLYGTTKKFLDCFGLASLKDLPKIDELKKPQEE; via the coding sequence ATGAGCGAAGAACATAAGGACATGGCCGTCCCGCAGGGTGACGATTTAGAGAGCACGGAAGGTTTGGACGAGGGTGCTGTGGGCGATGATGCTGAGGTTGCTGAGGATAGTTCTGCGGCTGATGGAGCTGGTGATACCGTGGATGAGCAGGTGCAGGCGGCGGGTGACGACAGCGGTGACGATGCAAATGCTGAGGCCGCGAAGGCACTAGAGCCGGACAGCGAGGAAGAGGCTGCGGCTGATGATGAAGCAGGCGAAGAAGGCAGCGGCGGGGTCGAAGAAAAAGTCGAAATTGCGGAGCAGGTGGAGTCAGGGGATGAGGTCGCAAGTGTTGATGATACTGCCGACAGTGCCGAAGGAGAAGAAGCCGGCGAAGCGGAACTGAGCGAGGGTGCGGAGTCGGCAGAGACAGAGGAAGGTGGAGAAATTGAAGAGGCCGAGGAGAAGGAGGAAGAAAAAGGGCCAGAGGAGATACTGACGGTGGAGGATACCGAGGTCACGGTGCAGTCGGTGGTTGAGGCGATTTTGTTTGCGAGTGATGAGGCGATAACGGCCAATCGGCTGGTGAGCATTATCGAGGCGGGCAGCGTCAAGCAGGTCAAGGCGGCGATCAGGAATCTCAACGAGAAGTACGAGCAGACCGGTGCGAGCTTTCGGATCGAGAAGTTGGCGGGCGGGTTTCAGATGATGACGCTGAACGCGTACAATCACTGGCTGGGCAAGCTGGTGAAGGTTCGCACGGATTCGAAGCTGTCGCAGGCGGCGCTGGAGACGCTGGCGATCGTTGCGTACAAGCAGCCGATCATCCGGGCGGACGTCGAGGCGATACGCGGGGTGAGTTCGGGGGAGATGATACGCAGTCTGATGTACAAGGGGCTGGTCAAGATCACGGGCCGGGCGGAGATACTGGGCAGGCCGATGCTTTACGGGACGACGAAGAAGTTTCTGGACTGTTTCGGGCTGGCGTCGCTGAAGGACCTGCCGAAGATCGACGAGCTGAAAAAGCCGCAGGAAGAGTAG
- a CDS encoding Nif3-like dinuclear metal center hexameric protein yields the protein MKVKDIGREINAIAPLGLALDWDNVGLLVGDENADVKNVLMTIDLTKGVLAEAKRKKVDMIMAYHPVIWDGLKKVTASGEGSIVYDLVRSGINVFSIHTAYDIAMGGVNDALAEIVGIGDAEPIGDFVENPAGDFYKVIVFVPAKSVNKVADAMFKAGAGQIGNYSKCSYRSDGQGTFLPMEGSNPAIGEKGRLEYVDEIKVESIVPGGKLEGVIGAMVKAHPYETPAYDVFREYGIGGKMGLGRMGELEKAGRLDDIVANIKKVTGAKALGMIGPEKKRVRKAAVCAGSCGNIVNTVMKAECDMYLTGELKHHQALAAQEAGLTCICLSHSVSERFALKNLAKELKKRLGDVKIQLSRKDADPFRWKNI from the coding sequence ATGAAGGTTAAGGATATTGGACGAGAGATAAACGCGATCGCACCGCTGGGGCTGGCGCTGGACTGGGACAATGTCGGGTTGCTGGTGGGTGACGAGAATGCGGACGTTAAGAACGTGCTGATGACGATCGATCTTACGAAGGGTGTGCTGGCGGAGGCGAAACGCAAGAAGGTCGATATGATCATGGCGTATCATCCGGTGATCTGGGACGGGCTCAAGAAGGTGACCGCGAGCGGTGAGGGGTCGATCGTTTACGATCTGGTGCGGTCGGGCATAAACGTGTTTTCGATACATACTGCGTATGATATTGCGATGGGCGGGGTGAATGATGCCCTGGCGGAGATAGTCGGCATCGGTGATGCTGAGCCGATCGGAGATTTTGTCGAGAACCCGGCGGGAGATTTTTACAAGGTTATCGTGTTCGTGCCTGCCAAATCCGTGAACAAGGTGGCGGACGCGATGTTCAAGGCGGGTGCTGGGCAGATCGGCAATTACAGCAAGTGCAGCTATCGGTCGGATGGTCAGGGCACGTTTTTGCCGATGGAGGGATCGAACCCGGCAATCGGCGAAAAGGGCAGGCTCGAATATGTGGACGAGATCAAGGTCGAGTCGATCGTGCCGGGCGGTAAGCTGGAGGGTGTTATCGGGGCGATGGTGAAGGCGCATCCGTATGAGACGCCGGCGTATGACGTGTTCCGTGAGTACGGCATCGGCGGGAAGATGGGGCTGGGACGTATGGGGGAGCTCGAAAAGGCGGGCAGGCTGGATGATATCGTTGCGAATATTAAGAAGGTGACCGGCGCGAAGGCGCTGGGGATGATCGGGCCGGAGAAGAAGAGGGTACGCAAGGCGGCGGTTTGTGCGGGCTCGTGCGGGAATATCGTGAATACCGTGATGAAGGCGGAATGCGATATGTATCTTACGGGGGAGCTGAAGCATCACCAGGCACTGGCGGCGCAGGAGGCGGGGTTGACGTGTATTTGCCTGTCGCACAGCGTGTCGGAGAGATTCGCGTTGAAAAATCTTGCAAAGGAGTTGAAAAAACGGCTGGGGGATGTGAAAATACAGCTTTCGAGAAAAGACGCTGACCCATTCAGGTGGAAGAATATATGA
- a CDS encoding aminotransferase class IV: protein MEKVFLNNKLVDACDAKVSISDSGFLYGMGLFETMRAVEGKVFALDDHLDRLFASAEKLSIFNPHSREFIGDAIGQVLEANELEDARIRLTLTSGPMNVGADEEPEPTLVITATDFAPYPAEFYDKGVKVIISDYRQNPLDPATGHKTINFFSRLMVLKDAHKKQAAEAVWFTNDNLVAEGCVSNVFIVKDGKVFTPKTSTPVMPGIARKHVLGLAKAEGIDAQEKDLTINDLLGADEIFVTNVIMKVLPVIAVEAHDVGEGKPGEVTKTLLDMFNKQLGSV from the coding sequence ATGGAAAAGGTATTCCTTAACAATAAACTGGTCGATGCGTGCGATGCGAAGGTGTCGATCTCTGACAGCGGGTTCCTGTATGGAATGGGACTGTTTGAGACGATGCGGGCGGTCGAGGGGAAGGTTTTTGCGCTGGACGATCATCTGGACCGGCTGTTCGCAAGTGCGGAGAAGCTGAGTATTTTCAATCCGCACAGCAGGGAATTCATCGGCGATGCTATCGGGCAGGTGCTGGAGGCGAACGAGCTGGAGGATGCGCGAATCAGGCTTACGCTTACGAGCGGGCCGATGAATGTCGGTGCGGACGAAGAGCCGGAACCGACGCTGGTGATAACGGCGACGGATTTTGCGCCGTATCCTGCGGAGTTTTATGACAAGGGTGTGAAGGTGATCATCAGTGATTATCGGCAGAATCCGCTGGATCCGGCGACGGGGCATAAGACGATCAACTTCTTTTCGCGGCTGATGGTGCTCAAGGATGCGCACAAGAAGCAGGCTGCTGAGGCGGTATGGTTTACGAATGATAATCTTGTTGCCGAGGGGTGTGTGAGCAACGTGTTCATCGTAAAGGACGGCAAGGTATTTACGCCGAAGACGAGTACGCCGGTGATGCCGGGGATAGCGAGAAAGCATGTGCTGGGGCTGGCGAAGGCGGAAGGGATCGACGCGCAGGAGAAGGATCTGACGATAAATGATCTGCTCGGTGCGGACGAGATATTCGTTACCAACGTGATAATGAAGGTGCTGCCGGTGATCGCGGTGGAGGCTCATGATGTTGGTGAGGGCAAGCCGGGCGAGGTGACGAAAACTCTACTGGATATGTTCAATAAACAGCTTGGAAGTGTTTAG